The Hyphomonadaceae bacterium ML37 genome includes a region encoding these proteins:
- a CDS encoding YdeI/OmpD-associated family protein → MNADHPWVEVTSRAGLRAWLQANHAISGSIWLITWKKAVPDRHVSYDAVVEEALCFGWIDSLPRKLDEDRTMLRLSPRKSGSAWSALNKARVDAMNHAGLMAEAGLAAVAAAKADGSWSFLDDVEAGIVPADLAAALNRRPPAQTEFAAFPKSARRGILEWIKQAKTPQTRARRIEETARLAQTGERANQFRR, encoded by the coding sequence ATGAATGCTGATCATCCGTGGGTGGAGGTGACAAGCCGGGCCGGGCTGCGTGCGTGGCTGCAGGCCAATCACGCCATATCAGGTTCCATCTGGTTGATTACATGGAAGAAGGCCGTGCCGGATAGGCACGTATCCTATGATGCGGTGGTCGAAGAGGCCTTGTGCTTCGGCTGGATCGACAGCCTGCCGCGCAAACTGGATGAGGATCGGACGATGCTGCGCCTGTCGCCGCGCAAATCAGGTTCCGCCTGGTCGGCCCTGAACAAGGCGAGAGTCGACGCGATGAATCACGCCGGCCTGATGGCTGAGGCGGGGCTTGCCGCTGTAGCTGCAGCCAAGGCCGATGGGAGCTGGAGCTTTCTCGACGATGTGGAGGCCGGGATTGTTCCGGCTGACCTCGCGGCAGCATTGAACAGGCGTCCGCCAGCGCAAACCGAGTTCGCCGCCTTTCCAAAATCTGCACGGCGCGGAATCCTTGAATGGATCAAACAGGCAAAAACCCCGCAGACCCGGGCGCGCCGCATCGAAGAAACCGCGCGGCTCGCTCAGACCGGTGAACGGGCCAACCAATTCCGCAGGTGA
- a CDS encoding galactose oxidase: MTLTRRLATLGLAAGAGALATGAGFAARREDDARWGRAPDLPFPVQEIYPALLDGTLYVVGGFATGISDRPLDISDRVLALTPGVDESWRELPRLPIPTHHPQCVGLDGTLYAIGGYTAENGGAWSNTPRVWTLRPGEDSAWQEGPALPGPWSENVAVALDGRIHVLTGRRPAGAENAEWNHQADVTAHLMLDPASGDWTTRAPAPSARNSASAAVLNGRIHVVAGRTVSGGNTPVHEVYDPASNSWSIAAPLPRPARGPHGSGGLAAASVGETLYVFGGEWFEDGGGVYDEVWAWRAGADAWEAAGTMPTPRHGLGAHAIDGAIYTIGGAAQRGAVDTSAVVEVFRP; the protein is encoded by the coding sequence ATGACACTCACACGCAGACTGGCGACGCTGGGACTGGCCGCCGGTGCGGGCGCGCTGGCCACGGGCGCGGGCTTTGCCGCCCGGCGTGAGGACGATGCGCGCTGGGGCCGGGCGCCGGACCTGCCCTTCCCGGTGCAGGAAATCTATCCCGCCCTGCTGGACGGCACGCTGTATGTGGTGGGCGGCTTCGCCACCGGGATTTCCGACCGTCCGCTGGACATTTCAGACCGGGTGCTGGCCCTGACCCCCGGCGTGGATGAGAGCTGGCGCGAGCTGCCCCGCCTGCCCATCCCCACCCATCATCCGCAATGCGTCGGCCTGGACGGGACGCTCTACGCCATCGGCGGCTACACGGCGGAAAACGGCGGAGCGTGGTCGAACACGCCGCGCGTCTGGACCCTGCGCCCCGGCGAGGACAGCGCGTGGCAAGAAGGCCCGGCCCTGCCCGGACCCTGGTCGGAGAACGTGGCCGTGGCGCTGGACGGCCGCATCCATGTGCTGACCGGGCGCCGGCCCGCGGGCGCAGAAAACGCCGAATGGAACCACCAGGCGGACGTCACCGCCCACCTCATGCTGGACCCCGCCAGCGGCGACTGGACCACGCGTGCACCGGCTCCCAGCGCCCGAAACTCCGCTTCCGCCGCCGTGCTGAACGGGCGCATCCATGTGGTGGCCGGGCGCACGGTCTCGGGCGGCAACACGCCGGTGCACGAGGTCTATGATCCGGCCAGCAATAGCTGGAGCATCGCCGCACCCCTGCCCCGGCCTGCGCGCGGCCCGCACGGCTCGGGCGGGCTGGCCGCCGCCAGCGTGGGCGAGACGCTCTACGTGTTTGGCGGCGAGTGGTTTGAAGATGGCGGCGGAGTGTATGACGAGGTCTGGGCCTGGCGCGCTGGCGCAGACGCCTGGGAAGCCGCCGGCACCATGCCCACCCCGCGCCACGGCCTGGGCGCCCACGCCATTGACGGCGCCATCTACACGATTGGCGGCGCCGCCCAGCGCGGCGCAGTGGATACCAGCGCCGTGGTGGAGGTGTTCAGGCCGTAG